Proteins co-encoded in one candidate division WOR-3 bacterium genomic window:
- a CDS encoding TldD/PmbA family protein has product MIEELKNLISKIDADYSDIRYEIKKEVKIIFSGKELVEVSSNSTDGYVLRILKRGGFATVTFTKKEDSGKAIRDGIENAILITKNKESYVNLAKVEPIKDVFIPKLTEDPRNVSMEEKIELLRKYNSIPFNSNKVITTNINYNEVIREKYFVSSEGSEIREDLITLGIRGTITVKEGNLLQNIRVGFEGSDGFRIMRDKENEFEDRTKIAIALLKASPVKGGIYNVVLNPELASVFTHEAFGHFSEADLIEDNPSLRAKLKIGEKLGSEKVNIIDDATIPGQLGFYKYDDEGVKVRPTFLMKEGILVGRLHSRRTAAAFGEPITGHCVAEDYRYPPIIRMGNIFIQPGESSFEELLDDLGDGLYLLDAKGGETSGENFTFGAQYGYEVKNGKIGKMIREINISGNLYKTLENIKKVGNDLSFSKVGGCGKGQINIKSSSGAPHILVERVVVGGR; this is encoded by the coding sequence ATGATAGAAGAGTTAAAAAATCTAATCTCAAAAATTGATGCAGACTATTCAGATATTCGTTACGAAATCAAAAAAGAGGTTAAAATTATCTTTAGTGGTAAAGAGCTTGTAGAAGTAAGTTCTAATTCTACTGATGGTTATGTTCTTAGAATTCTCAAAAGAGGAGGTTTTGCAACAGTGACATTTACGAAAAAAGAAGATTCGGGAAAGGCTATAAGAGATGGTATTGAGAATGCGATCTTGATCACTAAAAATAAAGAAAGTTATGTAAATTTGGCTAAAGTTGAACCTATAAAAGATGTATTTATTCCAAAACTTACGGAAGATCCTAGAAATGTTTCTATGGAAGAAAAAATTGAACTACTAAGAAAATATAACAGTATCCCTTTCAATAGTAATAAGGTTATTACAACTAATATAAATTATAATGAAGTAATTAGAGAAAAATATTTTGTTAGTTCAGAAGGGAGTGAAATTAGAGAAGATTTAATAACACTTGGTATTAGAGGAACTATTACTGTTAAGGAGGGTAACTTACTTCAAAATATAAGAGTTGGTTTTGAGGGAAGTGATGGTTTTAGAATAATGAGAGATAAAGAAAATGAATTTGAAGATAGAACAAAAATAGCCATTGCTCTTTTAAAAGCTTCTCCTGTTAAAGGCGGGATTTATAACGTAGTTCTTAATCCAGAACTTGCAAGCGTTTTTACTCATGAAGCCTTTGGCCATTTTTCAGAAGCAGACCTTATTGAAGATAATCCTTCTCTAAGAGCAAAATTAAAAATAGGAGAGAAATTGGGGAGCGAGAAGGTAAACATTATTGACGATGCAACGATTCCGGGACAACTTGGTTTTTATAAGTATGATGATGAAGGTGTTAAGGTTCGTCCAACTTTTCTTATGAAAGAAGGAATTCTTGTTGGAAGACTTCATTCAAGGAGAACAGCCGCAGCTTTTGGTGAGCCTATTACAGGTCACTGTGTTGCAGAAGACTATAGATACCCGCCGATCATTAGGATGGGGAATATTTTTATTCAACCTGGAGAGAGCTCTTTTGAAGAACTTCTCGATGATTTAGGAGATGGATTGTATCTTCTTGATGCAAAAGGTGGAGAAACAAGCGGAGAAAACTTTACTTTTGGAGCTCAATATGGATATGAAGTTAAAAACGGAAAAATTGGAAAGATGATTAGAGAAATTAATATCTCCGGAAATCTTTATAAAACTCTCGAGAATATTAAAAAAGTAGGAAATGATTTATCTTTTTCAAAAGTGGGAGGGTGCGGGAAAGGTCAAATCAACATAAAGTCTTCAAGTGGAGCTCCACATATTCTTGTAGAAAGAGTCGTTGTGGGAGGCAGATAG
- a CDS encoding sodium/proline symporter, with product MNTILFGFFIYLLIVLGIGIWTYRLTKTQEDFIIAGRKLNPIVTAFSERASGESAWLLLGLPGAVFAIGLIEIWVALGCIIGIILAWYLIASDLRIKSEENGALTIPEFFSRNFGLEDRKIELLATFIVIFFYSFYISAQFNGAGKTLNVSFGIPHFTGMVIGASVIVIYTLLGGFFAVAWTDFFQAIIMIITLVILPIVGLFAFLKSGNSLDLSFKTLVGNKRGIDALMGVLGGLSWAFGYLGQPHTIVRFMAIKDPRKIKTSRAIAIWWSFPAFLGAFLIGVVGRGLISQNTLKDPEQLMPYLATSLFPLWLAGILISGAIAAMMSTADSQLLVISSSFSEDIYHDLFRRKISEKAQLFASRIITMLVGVAAFILALLSKHLIFATVAFAWCGLGASFGPALLLTLKWKKTNKNGVMLGMLTGFLSTILWKLVPLLNELINERIATFALGTIGVILGSLLTTRRKV from the coding sequence ATGAATACAATATTGTTCGGTTTCTTTATTTATCTTCTTATTGTTCTTGGAATAGGCATTTGGACCTATCGCCTTACTAAAACCCAAGAGGATTTCATTATAGCTGGAAGAAAGCTTAACCCTATTGTGACTGCATTTTCTGAAAGAGCTTCTGGAGAATCAGCATGGTTACTTTTAGGACTACCTGGAGCGGTTTTTGCTATTGGACTTATTGAAATTTGGGTCGCTCTTGGTTGTATAATTGGAATAATCCTTGCTTGGTATTTAATTGCAAGTGACTTAAGAATAAAATCAGAAGAAAATGGAGCTTTAACTATCCCTGAATTCTTTTCACGGAATTTTGGATTAGAAGATAGGAAAATAGAACTTTTAGCTACTTTTATCGTTATTTTCTTCTACTCTTTCTACATATCAGCCCAATTCAATGGCGCAGGAAAAACCTTGAATGTTTCTTTTGGAATACCTCATTTTACAGGTATGGTAATAGGAGCTTCAGTGATAGTAATATACACCCTCCTTGGAGGCTTTTTTGCTGTAGCTTGGACAGATTTTTTTCAAGCAATAATTATGATAATAACTCTCGTAATCCTACCAATAGTTGGGCTCTTTGCCTTCCTTAAAAGCGGAAATTCTCTTGATTTGAGCTTTAAAACGTTAGTCGGAAATAAAAGAGGAATTGACGCTCTAATGGGTGTATTGGGAGGATTAAGTTGGGCGTTTGGCTATCTTGGTCAACCTCATACAATTGTTAGATTTATGGCTATTAAGGATCCAAGGAAGATTAAAACAAGTAGAGCCATAGCTATCTGGTGGAGTTTTCCTGCTTTTTTAGGAGCGTTCTTAATTGGAGTGGTTGGAAGAGGTTTAATCTCACAAAACACATTAAAGGATCCTGAACAGCTTATGCCATATCTTGCAACTTCTTTATTTCCTTTATGGCTTGCCGGAATCTTAATCTCAGGAGCAATAGCTGCTATGATGTCTACGGCAGATTCTCAACTTCTCGTTATTTCCTCTTCGTTCTCTGAGGATATATACCACGACCTTTTTAGGCGAAAGATCTCTGAAAAAGCTCAGTTATTTGCCTCCAGAATAATAACTATGCTTGTTGGTGTTGCGGCTTTTATACTTGCACTTTTGTCAAAACACCTTATCTTTGCCACAGTTGCTTTTGCCTGGTGTGGTCTTGGGGCTTCTTTTGGTCCCGCTTTGCTTTTGACTCTTAAATGGAAGAAAACTAATAAAAATGGAGTTATGTTGGGAATGTTAACAGGCTTCCTAAGTACTATCCTTTGGAAACTTGTGCCTTTATTAAACGAATTAATAAATGAAAGAATCGCTACCTTTGCTCTTGGTACAATTGGAGTAATCTTAGGAAGCCTATTAACAACAAGAAGAAAGGTATAA
- a CDS encoding metallopeptidase TldD-related protein — protein sequence MEKILDFIKKKMNKFELFYLKENFTTVIFENSKLKDIKESIQSGVSLRILKDGKMGFAYTKNLKNIEEFFQNAVYSLSYGVEAPFDFPINKRSFPLNSYDSSIEEVSTSKVIDECRRVIGELSMRVSGQINIYAGFGVESIEIENNYGTSLTSNFSEYYLTAEILYPASHSAIMRSIIGKSFKEIDKEFINFVSDIYERSKREVKIKRGKMKVLFLPETMYVLIWRLLSATSGKSVYKKESPVYNKLGEKLFSSKLTIYDDPLNDEMPFARSFDDEGVQTKYLPIIEEGVLENFYYDLYYGGKMGVNSTGHGYKVGFWGEDKISLKPSPLLRHLYIKCGENNFKELLSMIDKGLIIGGALGAHSGNIPNGDFSIGGSPGIYVEKGEIVGYVKDVMIAGNIYDVMKNIEAIENKQHSAYMGNFPAILFSDVSITV from the coding sequence GTGGAAAAAATTTTAGATTTTATAAAAAAGAAGATGAATAAATTTGAACTATTTTATCTTAAGGAAAACTTTACTACAGTGATTTTTGAGAATTCTAAGCTTAAAGATATAAAAGAAAGCATTCAATCCGGTGTTAGTTTAAGAATATTAAAAGATGGCAAAATGGGTTTTGCATATACTAAAAATCTTAAAAATATAGAAGAATTCTTTCAAAATGCTGTTTATTCTCTTTCCTATGGAGTAGAAGCTCCTTTTGATTTTCCAATTAATAAAAGATCTTTCCCTCTTAATTCTTATGATTCTTCTATTGAAGAAGTTTCTACTTCCAAAGTAATTGACGAATGTAGAAGAGTTATTGGGGAGCTTTCTATGAGAGTAAGTGGACAAATAAACATATATGCAGGATTCGGAGTAGAATCTATTGAAATTGAAAATAATTATGGGACAAGTCTAACTTCGAATTTCTCCGAATATTATCTTACAGCAGAAATTCTCTATCCTGCTTCTCACTCTGCAATAATGCGGAGTATTATTGGTAAAAGTTTTAAGGAAATAGATAAGGAATTTATTAACTTTGTTTCCGATATATACGAAAGATCCAAAAGAGAAGTTAAAATAAAAAGGGGGAAAATGAAAGTCTTGTTTCTACCAGAAACGATGTATGTTCTTATATGGAGACTACTAAGTGCCACGAGTGGAAAGAGTGTTTATAAGAAAGAATCTCCTGTTTATAATAAGTTGGGGGAGAAATTGTTTAGTTCAAAACTTACAATTTATGATGATCCTTTAAATGATGAAATGCCCTTCGCTCGTAGTTTTGATGATGAAGGAGTTCAGACTAAGTATCTTCCGATAATTGAAGAAGGGGTTCTTGAGAACTTCTATTATGATCTTTATTATGGAGGGAAAATGGGAGTGAACTCAACAGGTCATGGATATAAAGTTGGTTTCTGGGGAGAGGATAAAATCTCTTTAAAGCCTAGTCCTTTACTTAGACATTTATATATAAAATGTGGGGAGAATAATTTTAAAGAGCTCTTATCAATGATTGATAAAGGACTTATAATTGGCGGAGCCCTTGGAGCTCATAGCGGAAACATTCCTAATGGAGATTTTTCTATTGGGGGGTCTCCTGGAATATACGTAGAAAAAGGAGAAATAGTGGGTTATGTTAAGGATGTAATGATAGCTGGAAACATTTATGATGTAATGAAAAATATAGAAGCAATTGAAAATAAGCAACATTCTGCATATATGGGAAACTTTCCAGCTATCCTATTTAGCGACGTTTCTATAACAGTTTAA
- a CDS encoding YbhB/YbcL family Raf kinase inhibitor-like protein, with protein sequence MKFILAVLTSSIFFFYCACGRSKGLEKKETKEVEMLEIEVYSSSFKNGGVIPKKYTCEGEDISPHIGWGELPKGVKSLALICDDPDAPGGDFVHWVIYNIPPEIDSLPEGLPIKDTLDFGALQGMTDFGRVGYGGPCPPRGPAHHYHFKLYALDTVLDAEKEITKEKLLKKMEGHILAKGEIVGLFNR encoded by the coding sequence ATGAAGTTTATTTTAGCAGTTTTAACTTCTTCAATTTTCTTCTTTTACTGCGCTTGTGGAAGATCTAAAGGATTAGAAAAAAAAGAAACTAAGGAGGTAGAAATGTTAGAGATAGAAGTTTACTCTTCCTCTTTTAAAAATGGAGGTGTAATTCCAAAGAAATATACCTGTGAAGGAGAAGATATCTCTCCACACATTGGATGGGGAGAACTTCCAAAAGGGGTTAAGTCTCTCGCTTTAATATGTGACGATCCAGACGCTCCTGGGGGAGATTTTGTTCATTGGGTGATATATAATATTCCACCTGAGATAGATAGTTTGCCTGAGGGACTTCCAATAAAAGATACTCTTGACTTTGGAGCTTTGCAAGGTATGACAGATTTTGGAAGAGTTGGTTATGGAGGTCCTTGCCCTCCAAGAGGTCCGGCCCATCATTATCATTTTAAACTATATGCTCTTGATACAGTTTTAGATGCTGAGAAAGAAATAACAAAAGAGAAACTCTTAAAGAAAATGGAAGGGCATATTTTAGCAAAAGGAGAAATTGTAGGACTATTTAATAGGTAG
- a CDS encoding O-acetyl-ADP-ribose deacetylase has product MYEVKYKNIKIKLIKGNIAEQKTDAIVNAANKRLAPGGGVAGAIHRAAGYKLWEECKKIGGCETGEAVITKGYKLPAKWVIHTVGPIWRNRKEDPEMLKASYVNSLILAEKYKIKSISFPAISTGAFGYPIKEASEIALKSVFQMVDSLSSVKLIQFVLYDEETYKIFEEKLKELKNYKEKTDSF; this is encoded by the coding sequence ATGTATGAGGTTAAATACAAAAATATAAAAATAAAATTAATAAAAGGTAATATTGCAGAGCAAAAAACAGATGCTATTGTAAATGCTGCAAATAAAAGGCTTGCACCTGGAGGAGGAGTTGCTGGAGCTATACATAGAGCTGCAGGCTACAAACTTTGGGAAGAATGTAAAAAGATAGGAGGGTGTGAAACTGGAGAAGCTGTAATAACAAAAGGATATAAATTACCAGCCAAATGGGTGATTCACACTGTGGGTCCTATTTGGAGAAATAGAAAAGAAGATCCAGAAATGCTTAAAGCTTCTTATGTAAATTCGCTCATTTTAGCAGAGAAATATAAAATTAAATCTATTTCTTTCCCAGCAATTTCCACTGGAGCTTTCGGTTATCCTATAAAAGAAGCATCTGAAATAGCCCTTAAAAGTGTATTTCAAATGGTAGATAGTCTTTCTTCAGTCAAATTGATTCAATTTGTATTATATGACGAGGAAACTTACAAAATTTTTGAAGAGAAACTAAAAGAATTAAAAAATTATAAAGAAAAAACAGATTCGTTTTGA
- a CDS encoding NCS2 family permease, with the protein MDFFRLKKHNTSIKTEAIAGITTFMTMAYIIFVQPVVLSAAGMDFGAVMMATIFSSVITTLIMGFYANYPIALAPGMGENFFFAFTIVLGMGVSWQKALGIVFVSGVLFIILTLFKIRESIIETVPDSLKRAIAGGIGFFITFIGLQWGGIIKDSPGTLVTLGNLSKNYTILFLIGLVIIFFLYVRRVKGAILWGILLTYIVGIPMGIVKFEGIVSKPPSLTPTLFKLDIFGSLRVEYIVPILVLFLLDFFDTVGTLIGVSSHANLLDEKGKLPKAGKALLSDAIGTVVGSLLGTSTVTSYIESAAGVSEGGRTGLTNVFTSICFLLAIFFYPLIKSIGGGYHVGENTFYPITAPALVLVGALMIKSVANIKWDDVTEVIPSFLVLVGIPLTYNISHGMAFGFVSYPLIKLFGGRAKEVHPLMWVLFFVFAGSLFLSTRY; encoded by the coding sequence ATGGATTTCTTTAGATTAAAAAAACATAATACTTCAATTAAAACTGAAGCTATCGCTGGAATAACTACCTTTATGACAATGGCTTATATAATTTTTGTTCAACCTGTTGTCCTTTCTGCTGCGGGAATGGATTTTGGAGCTGTTATGATGGCAACAATCTTTTCTTCTGTGATTACGACGCTTATTATGGGTTTTTATGCAAATTATCCTATTGCTCTTGCTCCTGGAATGGGGGAGAATTTCTTTTTTGCTTTTACGATTGTCCTTGGAATGGGTGTAAGCTGGCAAAAGGCTCTTGGAATTGTTTTTGTTTCTGGGGTTTTATTCATAATATTAACCCTGTTTAAAATTAGAGAATCTATTATTGAAACGGTCCCTGATAGTTTAAAAAGAGCTATTGCTGGAGGAATAGGCTTTTTTATCACCTTTATTGGTCTTCAATGGGGTGGAATAATTAAAGATAGTCCAGGAACCCTTGTAACCTTAGGAAATTTAAGTAAGAATTATACTATACTGTTTCTTATAGGATTGGTTATAATATTTTTCTTATATGTAAGAAGAGTAAAAGGGGCTATTCTATGGGGGATTCTTTTAACTTATATTGTTGGAATTCCAATGGGTATAGTTAAATTTGAAGGAATTGTCTCAAAACCTCCTTCTTTGACTCCCACTTTATTTAAACTTGATATTTTTGGGAGTCTTCGGGTTGAATACATTGTTCCTATTCTGGTCCTTTTCCTTTTAGATTTTTTTGATACAGTAGGGACCTTAATAGGGGTAAGTTCTCATGCTAATTTGCTCGATGAAAAGGGAAAACTACCTAAAGCTGGAAAGGCTCTCTTGTCTGATGCAATAGGGACTGTTGTAGGAAGTTTATTAGGAACTTCTACTGTTACAAGTTATATTGAAAGTGCTGCTGGTGTTAGTGAAGGTGGTCGGACAGGTTTGACTAATGTTTTCACTTCTATTTGTTTTCTATTAGCGATATTTTTTTATCCTCTTATAAAATCAATTGGGGGAGGATATCACGTTGGTGAGAATACATTTTACCCTATTACTGCTCCAGCTTTAGTTCTTGTAGGAGCTCTTATGATTAAAAGTGTAGCAAATATAAAATGGGACGATGTAACTGAAGTAATTCCCTCTTTTCTTGTTCTTGTGGGAATTCCTCTCACTTATAATATATCTCATGGAATGGCTTTTGGATTTGTATCGTATCCCCTTATTAAACTTTTTGGAGGAAGAGCAAAAGAAGTTCATCCTCTTATGTGGGTTTTATTCTTTGTTTTTGCAGGTAGTTTATTCTTATCTACGAGATATTAA